A region of Chitinophaga horti DNA encodes the following proteins:
- a CDS encoding RNA polymerase sigma factor has protein sequence MPTIKTYDEQELLSRIADGDATVYPYLHDTFYNALVYFSLSIIEDQQQAEDIAIDSLVKLWQAPTRFASIGKLRGYLFTLSRNASLNYLKHLRMRERSEQELTAPDTLVDERLEALIVESDLVRLVYQEIERLPESYRQVMELLYVQDLSAAEAAKQLGITMENLRQRKGRAIKELKNELLRKGLSNKLLSLLF, from the coding sequence TTGCCGACCATTAAGACATACGACGAGCAGGAGCTGCTGAGCCGCATTGCGGACGGTGATGCCACCGTATATCCCTATTTGCACGATACTTTCTACAACGCCCTCGTTTACTTTTCCCTCAGTATTATTGAAGACCAACAACAAGCGGAAGACATTGCCATCGACTCGCTCGTAAAACTATGGCAGGCCCCCACCCGTTTTGCATCGATCGGCAAACTACGCGGATACCTTTTTACACTCTCCCGGAATGCAAGCCTGAATTATCTCAAACACTTGCGTATGCGCGAACGCAGCGAACAGGAACTTACGGCGCCGGATACACTGGTAGATGAGCGCCTGGAAGCATTGATCGTAGAGTCGGACCTGGTGCGACTCGTATACCAGGAGATCGAACGTTTGCCGGAATCGTATCGTCAGGTGATGGAACTGCTGTATGTACAGGATTTGAGCGCGGCTGAAGCGGCAAAACAACTCGGTATTACCATGGAAAATCTGCGGCAACGTAAAGGCCGTGCGATAAAAGAACTAAAAAATGAGCTACTCCGTAAAGGACTGAGCAACAAGCTTTTATCCCTACTCTTCTAG
- a CDS encoding FecR family protein: MPPEDFPNFDMTFLETIAVLLQKQLAGEVLSPDEQLSLAAWKQQSAYNQALADKLNSPEQLQQLLLQWHTIEQRREHNKQRGMERLAQLTAPARRLPLLRRRSFQVAAAVALLISAGVYVWTTQRPDQSETVASNNTIIAPGREGAILTLADGSQVVLDSVANGVVANQGGAQVMLQNGQLAYGNTGNAATVNTITTPKGRQFKLLLPDGSKVWLNAASAITFPTAFTGNERRISLQGEAYFEIAKNPQQPFMVNIAEAVNVEVLGTSFNIHAYQNENSIKTTLLDGAVKLLAYQQSQVLKPGQQAAVTSSKANITLIPNPDIDKAMAWKNGLFNFDDASLEEVMRELERWYDIEVVYATGIPRSRFGGEINKQNTLQDVLQILEKSDVHFRLEQGRKLVVMP, translated from the coding sequence ATGCCGCCGGAGGATTTTCCCAATTTTGACATGACTTTCCTGGAAACAATAGCTGTATTACTGCAAAAGCAGCTGGCGGGAGAAGTACTTTCTCCGGACGAGCAGCTGTCCCTGGCCGCCTGGAAGCAACAATCCGCCTATAACCAGGCCCTGGCCGACAAACTGAACTCCCCCGAGCAACTGCAACAATTGCTGCTCCAATGGCATACTATCGAACAACGCCGGGAACATAACAAACAGCGGGGCATGGAACGCCTGGCGCAACTTACTGCACCTGCCCGCCGTCTGCCGTTACTGCGTCGCAGAAGCTTCCAGGTTGCCGCAGCAGTCGCGCTGCTCATCAGTGCCGGCGTTTATGTCTGGACTACACAACGGCCCGATCAATCAGAAACCGTCGCTTCCAACAATACGATCATCGCACCCGGTCGCGAAGGCGCCATCCTTACGCTGGCAGATGGCTCGCAGGTGGTGCTGGACAGTGTAGCCAACGGCGTAGTGGCCAACCAGGGGGGCGCACAGGTCATGTTGCAGAACGGGCAGCTCGCATATGGTAATACGGGCAATGCCGCCACTGTCAACACGATCACAACGCCTAAAGGCCGCCAGTTTAAACTGTTATTGCCCGATGGCAGTAAGGTTTGGCTGAACGCCGCCAGCGCTATTACTTTTCCTACGGCGTTTACCGGCAACGAACGGCGCATCAGCCTGCAGGGCGAAGCATATTTTGAGATCGCGAAGAACCCCCAGCAGCCCTTTATGGTAAATATTGCAGAAGCGGTAAACGTGGAAGTGTTGGGCACCAGCTTCAACATCCACGCGTATCAGAACGAAAACAGTATTAAAACCACCTTACTGGATGGCGCTGTAAAACTGCTCGCCTATCAGCAGTCGCAAGTGTTGAAGCCCGGCCAGCAGGCTGCGGTTACGTCTTCCAAAGCTAACATTACACTCATCCCTAACCCCGATATAGATAAAGCGATGGCCTGGAAAAACGGCCTTTTCAATTTTGACGACGCCAGCCTCGAAGAAGTCATGCGCGAGCTGGAACGTTGGTACGACATCGAAGTGGTATACGCCACAGGTATTCCCCGCAGCCGGTTCGGCGGCGAGATCAACAAACAGAACACTTTACAGGACGTCTTACAGATCCTGGAGAAATCGGATGTACACTTTAGACTGGAACAAGGCCGGAAGCTGGTTGTAATGCCCTGA
- a CDS encoding SusC/RagA family TonB-linked outer membrane protein: protein MKLTIVLLTVVLVQVQAAVVAQTVSLTGKNIPVKKVLQTIKQQTGYVTFYNQDMLSAARPVTLDVDKLPLDEVLALISKDQPFRFEVKEATKTIMLSPRAPAAVVGGNGNVIDAVVFKNVSGRVTDSTDNSPMPGASVRIQGKQRSVSTDAQGRFQIDAEPGDVLVITYVGYRPTYYTVRSDGRAANISMAPAISTMNNVVVTGIFNKPQESYTGAAKVITAKELQRFQGRNIFVTIGNIDPAFYIAPNNAAGSDPNQLPDVQLRGTRNLPNIDQLQDNTSAALNTPLIILDGFPTTLQRMMDLNNNQIESITLLKDGSATALYGSRGANGVIVITTKPPSGGRLQLTYRGGLNLSMPDLSSYDLLNAREKLELERVSGFYASATKDPLANIGLQQYYNAIKEKVEGGLNTDWISKPLRTEVDQNHSIRLDGGENAFRYALEGQYNRINGAMKGSKRETLNATMDITYRMPKLNFRNNLIVGNMKGTQSPWGSFSDYVKLNPYWSPYEANGQVAKTFNPFNWDYWTQVSGHGTTPYPNPMYDATLNTFNKSGYNSITNNFQVEWLPVKNLSIRGGLGINTQDNNADIFKPASHSSFAGYSEADIIRKGSYEYASGKQSAYSANLTANYFNTFKGGHTLTLGASLDMNEEKRHEYRFMAEGFPDESINFLGMALQYASGGKPKGTEATTRRIGVVGNVNYAYRERYFADLAYRMDGASQFGLDKRFAPFWSAGLGWNVHSEAFMQPYLHAINRLRVRGSYGVTGNQAFSAYQALATYSYIVDNHYKNWLGATQTTLGNPNLQWQKTGKSNIGIESEWFKSRIILQADVYKEKTSNLLSSLELPYSNGFTSYVENIGKLDQVGFELMASVVLIRNTAKRLNWSVTGNVTHNRDQIVALSNAMKAANDKLALLTNGNSPNRIIREGASQNTIYAVRSLGIDPSTGKELFLTKDGDVTYLWNPADRVATGLSQPKYRGNFSSLFRYGNFSANASFGYRFGGQLYNQTLIDKIENADKMFNVDARVFYDRWKQPGDRTFFRGINEVVYSYPSSRFVQDERTLVCQNVNLSYDVYGRAWQDRIGMKSLTITVNTGELFYTSSVRQERGLDFPFTRQVSLNVFAIF from the coding sequence ATGAAATTGACAATTGTTCTATTAACCGTTGTACTTGTTCAGGTACAGGCAGCCGTGGTAGCGCAAACCGTATCGCTTACCGGAAAAAATATCCCGGTTAAAAAGGTGCTGCAAACGATTAAACAGCAAACGGGTTATGTAACCTTCTACAACCAGGATATGCTGTCGGCCGCCCGCCCTGTTACGCTGGACGTCGACAAACTGCCTTTGGACGAGGTGCTGGCGCTTATCTCAAAAGACCAACCTTTCCGCTTTGAAGTGAAGGAAGCTACAAAAACGATCATGCTGTCGCCCCGCGCACCTGCTGCTGTAGTGGGCGGCAATGGGAACGTGATCGATGCGGTGGTATTTAAGAACGTGTCGGGCCGTGTAACGGATAGTACCGATAATTCACCGATGCCGGGAGCCTCGGTGAGGATACAGGGCAAACAACGCAGTGTATCAACCGACGCGCAGGGCCGTTTCCAGATTGATGCGGAGCCTGGAGATGTGCTGGTCATCACTTATGTAGGATACCGCCCTACGTACTATACCGTACGCAGCGACGGACGTGCGGCTAACATCAGCATGGCACCGGCCATCTCCACCATGAATAATGTGGTGGTAACGGGTATCTTTAACAAACCACAGGAGAGTTATACCGGCGCGGCAAAAGTGATTACGGCGAAGGAGCTGCAACGCTTCCAGGGACGTAACATCTTTGTGACGATCGGTAACATTGATCCGGCCTTCTACATTGCACCCAACAACGCGGCGGGTTCTGACCCGAACCAGTTGCCAGATGTGCAGCTTCGCGGCACACGTAATCTCCCTAACATCGACCAGTTGCAGGACAACACGTCTGCGGCACTTAACACACCACTCATCATCCTCGATGGTTTTCCGACCACACTGCAACGGATGATGGACCTGAACAATAACCAGATCGAGTCTATCACCTTACTAAAAGATGGTTCTGCCACTGCACTTTACGGTTCGCGTGGTGCAAACGGCGTAATCGTTATTACGACGAAGCCACCATCTGGAGGGCGATTACAGCTCACTTACCGCGGCGGCTTAAACCTGAGCATGCCCGACCTGAGCAGCTACGACCTGCTTAACGCCCGTGAAAAGCTGGAGCTGGAACGTGTTTCAGGGTTTTATGCAAGTGCCACTAAAGATCCACTCGCCAACATTGGCTTACAACAATATTACAACGCGATCAAGGAGAAAGTAGAAGGTGGACTTAACACTGACTGGATCTCAAAACCGCTGCGCACCGAAGTAGACCAGAACCACTCCATTCGCCTGGATGGTGGTGAAAACGCTTTCCGGTACGCGCTGGAAGGTCAGTACAACCGCATTAACGGCGCCATGAAAGGCTCCAAACGCGAAACGCTGAATGCGACTATGGATATTACCTATCGCATGCCTAAGCTCAACTTTCGCAATAACCTGATCGTGGGTAACATGAAAGGCACCCAGTCGCCGTGGGGCTCTTTCAGTGACTATGTGAAACTAAATCCTTACTGGAGTCCGTACGAAGCAAACGGCCAGGTTGCGAAAACATTTAACCCGTTCAACTGGGATTACTGGACGCAGGTTTCCGGCCACGGCACCACGCCGTACCCTAACCCGATGTATGATGCTACCTTGAACACCTTCAACAAAAGCGGCTACAATTCTATTACCAATAACTTCCAGGTAGAATGGTTGCCAGTAAAGAATTTGTCCATCCGTGGCGGCCTGGGCATCAATACCCAGGATAACAATGCCGATATCTTCAAACCAGCCTCCCACTCTTCCTTTGCGGGATACAGCGAAGCAGATATCATCCGTAAAGGCAGCTACGAATATGCCAGCGGAAAACAATCTGCCTACAGTGCGAACCTTACGGCGAACTACTTCAATACTTTCAAGGGCGGCCATACCCTTACCCTGGGCGCGTCGTTGGATATGAACGAAGAGAAACGCCACGAATATCGCTTTATGGCGGAAGGCTTCCCGGATGAGAGCATCAACTTCCTGGGCATGGCGTTACAATATGCTTCAGGCGGAAAACCGAAAGGCACCGAAGCTACCACCCGCAGAATTGGCGTAGTAGGTAACGTGAACTATGCCTACCGCGAGCGTTACTTTGCCGACCTTGCCTACAGGATGGACGGCGCCTCGCAGTTTGGCCTGGACAAACGTTTTGCGCCATTCTGGAGTGCTGGCCTTGGCTGGAATGTACATTCAGAAGCATTCATGCAACCTTACCTTCATGCCATCAACCGGTTACGCGTACGTGGGTCCTATGGTGTGACTGGCAACCAGGCGTTCTCGGCCTACCAGGCGCTGGCGACCTATAGTTACATCGTGGATAATCACTATAAAAACTGGCTCGGCGCTACGCAAACCACCTTGGGCAATCCCAACCTGCAATGGCAGAAAACCGGCAAATCCAATATCGGTATAGAATCTGAGTGGTTCAAGAGCCGCATCATTCTGCAGGCAGATGTGTACAAAGAAAAAACCTCTAACCTGCTTTCATCCCTCGAATTGCCTTACTCTAACGGCTTTACCAGCTATGTAGAGAACATTGGCAAACTGGACCAGGTAGGTTTTGAGCTGATGGCAAGTGTAGTATTGATACGCAATACCGCCAAACGTTTGAACTGGTCGGTAACGGGCAACGTTACGCACAACCGTGACCAGATCGTTGCACTATCGAATGCTATGAAAGCAGCGAACGACAAACTGGCCTTACTCACCAACGGTAATTCTCCCAACAGGATCATCCGCGAAGGTGCTTCCCAGAATACGATTTACGCCGTTCGTTCATTGGGTATTGATCCCAGTACCGGTAAAGAATTGTTCCTCACCAAAGACGGCGACGTGACTTACCTCTGGAACCCGGCCGACCGTGTGGCAACAGGTTTGAGTCAGCCTAAGTACCGCGGCAACTTCAGCTCCCTGTTCCGTTACGGCAACTTCAGCGCAAACGCATCTTTCGGTTATCGTTTTGGTGGCCAGCTGTATAACCAAACACTGATCGACAAGATCGAGAACGCCGATAAGATGTTTAACGTAGATGCGCGTGTATTCTACGACCGTTGGAAACAACCAGGCGATCGCACCTTCTTCCGCGGCATCAATGAAGTGGTTTACTCCTATCCTTCCTCCCGCTTTGTGCAGGATGAAAGGACCCTCGTTTGCCAGAACGTAAACCTGTCGTACGACGTATACGGTCGCGCGTGGCAGGACCGGATCGGCATGAAGTCGCTGACGATTACAGTAAACACCGGCGAGTTATTCTACACTTCGAGTGTACGCCAGGAGCGCGGACTTGACTTCCCGTTCACCCGCCAGGTTTCATTGAATGTGTTCGCCATTTTCTAA
- a CDS encoding RagB/SusD family nutrient uptake outer membrane protein has product MKKIIISAILLGAFAVTGCNKWLDVKPVAETTKDELFKSQKGFRDALTGAYIHMKHSDAYGNAMMWGNIEFLARNWDVSSTANLAMNNLVNANYTDAAVRTWMDNTYAALYKIVADVNSILENIDIKKNIFTDENYSLIKGEALALRAFAHFDVLRMFGPVPDNPAATIELPYVQAVSSQIVEPIGFLPFTQQILADLDAAEILLKDTDPFVHYSRAELNPPSSMPPPYVVADDFYMYRQIRFNYYAVLALKARVYMWLSAQDPAQKANAAKYAQMVIDAKDHNGTPTFRLGRESDRVAGDYTMTPEHITALHVFNLNDIANNTFGEGGPLSRYDLNVSDGYYYLNNLFPVSERVSDVRWTGMWAYKTTPGATNYAMYRKFNQRSNAPFLQVPLLRLSEMYLVLTECAATKSEAESFYRTYADQKGIPFVNGFATSGWEADRKNKLIREYVREFYAEGQTFFTYKRFNLANLPANWTYVYYNGSAARYIVPKPDREINYHNK; this is encoded by the coding sequence ATGAAAAAAATAATTATCTCTGCTATACTACTCGGCGCTTTTGCTGTAACCGGCTGTAACAAATGGCTGGACGTAAAACCCGTAGCCGAAACGACGAAGGACGAGCTGTTCAAAAGCCAGAAGGGCTTCCGCGACGCGCTTACCGGCGCCTACATTCACATGAAACATAGTGATGCGTATGGAAACGCCATGATGTGGGGTAACATCGAATTTTTAGCCCGCAACTGGGACGTGAGCAGCACTGCCAACCTGGCGATGAACAACCTGGTGAACGCCAACTATACCGACGCAGCCGTTCGTACCTGGATGGATAACACTTATGCCGCTTTGTATAAGATCGTTGCCGACGTTAACAGCATCCTTGAAAACATAGACATCAAAAAGAACATTTTCACGGACGAAAACTATTCCCTCATTAAGGGGGAAGCGCTGGCCTTACGCGCCTTCGCTCACTTTGACGTGTTGCGTATGTTTGGGCCCGTGCCAGACAATCCGGCTGCAACTATTGAGCTGCCTTACGTACAGGCAGTATCGTCCCAGATTGTAGAGCCAATAGGTTTTCTGCCATTCACTCAACAAATACTGGCCGACCTCGACGCGGCGGAAATATTGTTGAAGGATACCGATCCCTTTGTTCACTATTCCCGTGCAGAACTGAATCCCCCGTCGAGCATGCCGCCACCTTACGTGGTAGCAGACGACTTCTACATGTATCGCCAGATCCGTTTTAACTATTATGCTGTACTGGCATTGAAAGCCCGTGTATACATGTGGTTATCTGCCCAGGACCCGGCGCAAAAAGCGAATGCTGCTAAATACGCGCAGATGGTGATCGATGCCAAAGACCACAACGGTACTCCCACCTTCCGCCTTGGCAGAGAAAGCGACCGTGTAGCCGGCGACTATACCATGACGCCGGAGCATATCACTGCGCTGCATGTATTCAACCTGAATGATATTGCGAATAATACTTTTGGAGAGGGAGGCCCGCTGTCCAGATACGACCTCAACGTAAGCGACGGCTACTACTACCTGAACAACCTGTTCCCTGTATCGGAGCGTGTATCCGACGTAAGATGGACAGGCATGTGGGCGTACAAAACAACCCCGGGTGCGACGAACTATGCGATGTACCGCAAGTTTAACCAACGTTCCAATGCGCCGTTTTTACAGGTTCCGCTGCTGCGGTTGAGCGAAATGTACCTCGTACTCACCGAGTGCGCGGCTACCAAAAGCGAAGCCGAAAGCTTTTACCGGACCTATGCCGATCAGAAAGGCATTCCGTTCGTGAACGGCTTTGCTACCAGCGGCTGGGAAGCAGATCGTAAGAATAAATTGATCCGCGAATATGTGCGGGAGTTTTATGCGGAAGGACAAACCTTCTTTACTTACAAACGCTTTAACCTGGCGAACCTGCCCGCTAACTGGACCTACGTGTACTACAACGGAAGCGCCGCACGCTACATAGTGCCTAAACCTGATCGTGAAATCAATTATCACAACAAGTAA
- a CDS encoding DUF4843 domain-containing protein has protein sequence MKKFTFYTIALLSMAIACKKAENLLYSDIYRVQLADTSIMSSTFIYDDAAIVTDTLYIKVPTIGGISDKDRPVKLEQAMEYDISLVRDPLTNEITDTIKTPRPFTAQAGVHYVDFNDPSLAALMVVKANEDTGLIPIVLKRDASLKANSYRLRVQLAANGTFGLGEQKMRARTIVFSDRLERFDSWRNDNYTSAAFLAFGKYSIGKHQFMIDVLKTNIDEAWFKALAAAGATGHYTNYMKAALKTFNEDPANIASGKSPVRETSAADSAPITF, from the coding sequence ATGAAGAAATTCACTTTTTATACAATTGCGTTGCTAAGCATGGCAATAGCCTGCAAAAAGGCGGAGAACCTGCTGTACAGCGACATTTACCGCGTGCAACTGGCCGATACATCGATCATGAGCAGCACTTTTATTTATGATGATGCGGCGATCGTTACCGATACGCTTTATATCAAAGTGCCGACGATTGGGGGCATCAGCGACAAAGATCGCCCGGTGAAGCTGGAACAGGCGATGGAATACGACATTTCACTCGTGCGCGATCCGTTGACGAACGAGATCACCGACACGATTAAAACACCCAGGCCGTTTACCGCACAGGCAGGCGTGCATTATGTAGATTTTAATGACCCTTCCCTGGCTGCATTGATGGTCGTAAAAGCCAATGAAGACACCGGCCTGATTCCCATCGTACTAAAGCGTGATGCGAGCCTGAAGGCCAACAGTTACAGACTACGGGTGCAACTGGCGGCGAATGGAACATTTGGCTTGGGCGAGCAGAAAATGCGTGCCCGTACCATCGTGTTCTCCGATCGCCTTGAACGTTTCGACTCCTGGCGGAACGACAACTATACATCTGCCGCGTTTCTTGCTTTTGGAAAGTACAGCATTGGCAAACATCAGTTTATGATCGACGTGCTGAAAACGAACATCGACGAAGCCTGGTTTAAAGCCCTGGCAGCTGCCGGCGCCACCGGTCATTATACCAACTACATGAAAGCAGCGCTTAAAACCTTCAATGAAGACCCGGCCAATATCGCCAGCGGCAAATCGCCTGTGCGCGAAACGAGTGCTGCCGATAGTGCACCCATCACCTTCTAA